One genomic segment of Rubripirellula tenax includes these proteins:
- the gyrA gene encoding DNA gyrase subunit A, with product MDETGENGEPDQNGEPGQTGNGDTSDAGDFTPPVKAGGSDMVYTGTGAGAFRMIDQPIEDELRDSYLVYAMSVIVSRALPDVRDGLKPSQRRILVAMNDLNLTPGAKRVKCAKISGDTSGNYHPHGESVIYPTLVRMAQEWNMRRLLIDKQGNFGSIAGLPPAAMRYTEARLSPVAAAMLEDIKLDTVDYTPTYDEVRTEPTVLPSKFPNLLINGSGGIAVGMATSIPPHNPTEVCDAVIALVENPDLTVEDLYEIIPGPDFPTGGVICGRAGIRRGYKTGRSTILVRGKCEIEEKKGSRSRILIREIPYQQSRDGVVKKIAELVNGDRIKGISGIRDESDLKEPVRIVIELKRDADPDVVLNQLYQFSPLQSTISMIFLALVDGKPRELTLKEMLMEFIRHRVTVIRRRTQFLLARARRRKHTVEGLLLALANIDEIIKTIRESRTQPEAKQRLMGIQCPASMMERALGDVGFKQFQAERGVADSYPLTSVQTDEILRMRLSQLVGLEQEKLADEHAALLAEIIDYLDILANQSRIFGIIKDDLEDMKRRFGDARRTRISMEELGNIDLEDLITEETMVVSISHQGYIKRTPSSVYNTQRRGGKGLKGAKSDDEDPIEHLFVASTHAYLLFLTTAGKVRWQKVYDLPQLARDAKGRAIVNLLNLEKDEKIAECLAVRDFDQEGYYVAMATRKGLVKKTPLEQYSRPKKGGIIAIKLREDDELVDAAVVGPGDEVILVTAGGMAIRFRESDSRPMGRNTSGVKGIGLVGDDEVVGMVVADPDATLLTVCENGYGKRTPFGPNVLGDDEEASEEETSSSARYRTQKRGGKGLRDIRTSERNGKVIGIARVNNDDEIFMMTAKGKIQRIEASDISVIGRNTQGVRIMSVDDGDSLIAVVRVPAEEVSEETEQIVTASTSPATQLVGDGDEDGAEMNDDRDSNSDDENESEDETSGDE from the coding sequence ATGGACGAAACCGGCGAGAACGGTGAGCCCGACCAGAACGGCGAGCCTGGCCAGACCGGCAATGGCGATACGAGTGACGCCGGTGACTTTACCCCGCCCGTCAAGGCGGGCGGCAGTGACATGGTTTACACCGGCACAGGGGCCGGCGCGTTCCGGATGATCGACCAGCCGATCGAGGACGAGCTTCGCGACAGCTATCTGGTGTACGCGATGAGCGTCATCGTCAGCCGCGCGTTGCCGGACGTCCGCGACGGTTTGAAGCCGTCCCAGCGGCGGATTTTGGTCGCCATGAACGACTTGAACCTGACGCCGGGTGCCAAGCGAGTCAAATGCGCCAAGATTTCGGGTGACACATCGGGTAACTATCACCCGCACGGTGAATCGGTCATTTATCCGACGCTGGTGCGGATGGCCCAAGAGTGGAACATGCGCCGGCTGCTGATCGACAAGCAGGGAAACTTTGGTTCGATCGCCGGTCTGCCGCCCGCTGCGATGCGGTATACCGAAGCCCGCTTGTCACCCGTGGCCGCGGCGATGTTGGAAGACATCAAGCTGGACACGGTCGACTACACCCCGACCTATGACGAAGTCCGCACCGAACCGACGGTGCTGCCGAGCAAGTTCCCGAACCTGCTGATCAACGGATCCGGTGGTATTGCCGTTGGGATGGCGACCAGCATTCCGCCACATAACCCGACTGAAGTTTGCGATGCCGTGATCGCGCTGGTTGAAAACCCCGACCTGACCGTCGAGGACCTATACGAAATCATTCCCGGTCCGGACTTCCCGACGGGCGGCGTGATTTGCGGCCGCGCGGGAATCCGCCGCGGATACAAGACCGGTCGCAGCACGATTCTGGTTCGCGGCAAGTGCGAGATCGAAGAAAAGAAAGGTTCGCGATCGCGGATTCTGATCCGCGAGATTCCCTATCAACAGTCGCGTGACGGCGTCGTCAAAAAGATCGCCGAACTGGTCAACGGCGACCGTATCAAGGGCATCTCGGGTATCCGTGACGAGAGCGATTTGAAAGAGCCGGTGCGAATTGTCATCGAGCTCAAACGGGATGCCGATCCGGACGTGGTGCTGAACCAGCTGTATCAGTTCTCGCCGCTGCAATCGACGATCTCGATGATCTTTTTGGCGCTCGTCGACGGCAAGCCGCGCGAGTTGACGCTGAAAGAAATGTTGATGGAGTTCATCCGTCACCGTGTCACCGTGATCCGTCGCCGGACCCAGTTTTTGCTGGCCCGCGCCCGTCGCCGTAAGCACACCGTCGAAGGTCTCTTGCTGGCCCTGGCCAACATCGACGAGATCATCAAAACGATCCGCGAAAGCCGTACGCAACCCGAAGCCAAGCAACGATTGATGGGCATCCAGTGCCCCGCGTCGATGATGGAACGGGCTCTCGGGGACGTCGGTTTCAAACAGTTCCAAGCCGAACGCGGCGTGGCCGATTCGTACCCGCTGACCAGCGTCCAAACGGACGAAATCCTGCGGATGCGATTGAGCCAGTTGGTCGGACTAGAACAAGAAAAGTTGGCCGACGAGCACGCGGCGTTGCTGGCCGAAATCATCGACTACTTGGACATCTTGGCCAACCAGTCGCGAATCTTCGGCATCATCAAGGACGATCTCGAAGACATGAAGCGTCGCTTCGGTGACGCCCGCCGCACTCGCATTTCGATGGAAGAGCTCGGCAACATCGACTTGGAAGACTTGATCACCGAAGAAACCATGGTCGTTTCGATCAGCCACCAAGGGTACATCAAGCGGACGCCATCGAGCGTCTACAACACTCAGCGGCGCGGCGGTAAGGGACTCAAGGGTGCCAAGAGCGACGACGAAGATCCCATCGAGCACCTGTTCGTCGCCAGCACGCACGCGTACCTGTTGTTTCTGACAACGGCCGGAAAAGTGCGTTGGCAAAAGGTCTATGATTTGCCGCAGTTGGCACGTGATGCGAAAGGCCGCGCGATCGTCAATCTTTTGAACCTCGAAAAAGACGAAAAGATCGCCGAGTGTTTGGCGGTCCGCGACTTTGACCAAGAAGGCTATTACGTCGCCATGGCGACTCGCAAAGGCTTGGTCAAGAAGACGCCACTGGAACAATACAGCCGACCCAAAAAAGGCGGCATCATCGCGATCAAGCTTCGCGAGGACGACGAATTGGTCGATGCCGCCGTGGTCGGACCGGGCGACGAAGTTATCCTGGTCACCGCAGGCGGCATGGCGATCCGGTTCCGAGAATCCGATTCGCGGCCGATGGGACGAAACACATCGGGCGTAAAAGGCATCGGCTTGGTCGGTGATGACGAAGTCGTCGGTATGGTGGTCGCCGATCCCGATGCGACACTGTTGACGGTTTGCGAAAACGGTTACGGCAAACGAACTCCGTTCGGACCCAACGTGCTTGGCGACGATGAGGAAGCCAGCGAAGAAGAAACCAGCTCGAGCGCCCGATACCGAACGCAAAAGCGCGGCGGCAAGGGACTTCGCGACATCCGCACCAGCGAACGAAACGGCAAAGTGATCGGCATCGCACGCGTCAACAACGACGACGAGATTTTCATGATGACGGCGAAGGGCAAGATCCAACGGATCGAGGCTTCCGACATCAGCGTCATTGGTCGTAACACGCAAGGCGTCCGAATCATGAGCGTTGACGATGGTGACAGCTTGATCGCCGTCGTTCGAGTTCCCGCCGAAGAAGTGTCCGAAGAAACCGAGCAAATCGTGACGGCATCGACATCACCAGCGACCCAGTTAGTCGGTGACGGTGATGAAGACGGTGCCGAGATGAACGATGATCGTGATTCGAATTCGGACGACGAAAATGAATCCGAAGACGAAACGTCCGGAGACGAATAG
- a CDS encoding Gfo/Idh/MocA family protein, with the protein MSDSKQQRRQFLKTTAIAGTAASVPYFTSGSKASAQETKSDDNRMTIGVIGSGGMASGNMNAAKKWVEVVAIADVDKGRADKFNKQFSDGNADVYEDYREILERDDIDVIHVATPDHWHTKPLIEAMLAGKDVYCEKPLTLTIDEGKLIRKVQKETGRVVQVGTQQRSTFNLFVKAMAIVNEGRVGKIQRVQAAIGGAPSCDPIPVAEVPEGLNWDRWLGPVPSVAYRHTAAGDKKGRGNTNCHYEFRWWYEYSGGKLTDWGAHHVDICNWALKLNGQTEGPTSISGTAKHPVEFKNGMPVENDRYNTATNFLFNVAYPGGTEMVIRNDTDNGVLIEGDKGKIFVNRGKLVGSPVDDLKNNPLPDDAISKVYRGMPMEHNERAQHWANFLHCVKTRETPISDVHTHMEMLNVCHLAGISARLGRDLKWDNATEQIIGDEEANAMLARPYREGYEIEMRQPALS; encoded by the coding sequence TTGTCCGACAGCAAACAACAACGGCGCCAGTTCTTAAAGACGACGGCCATTGCCGGGACCGCCGCATCGGTCCCCTACTTCACTTCCGGTTCCAAAGCTTCGGCCCAAGAAACGAAGTCCGATGATAATCGCATGACAATCGGCGTGATCGGTTCGGGCGGTATGGCCAGCGGAAATATGAACGCGGCCAAGAAGTGGGTCGAAGTCGTTGCGATCGCCGATGTCGACAAAGGCCGCGCCGACAAGTTCAACAAACAATTCTCCGACGGCAATGCGGACGTCTACGAAGACTACCGCGAAATTCTTGAGCGCGACGACATCGACGTGATCCATGTCGCGACGCCAGATCACTGGCACACCAAACCGCTCATCGAAGCGATGTTGGCCGGCAAGGATGTGTACTGCGAAAAGCCGCTGACGTTGACCATCGACGAAGGCAAACTGATCCGCAAAGTTCAAAAAGAAACGGGCCGCGTCGTTCAAGTTGGAACGCAGCAACGAAGCACGTTCAACCTATTCGTCAAAGCGATGGCAATTGTCAACGAAGGTCGCGTGGGTAAGATCCAACGCGTCCAAGCTGCGATTGGCGGCGCGCCCTCGTGCGATCCGATCCCGGTTGCCGAAGTCCCCGAAGGACTGAACTGGGATCGCTGGCTCGGCCCGGTACCAAGTGTCGCCTATCGACACACCGCGGCCGGTGACAAGAAGGGACGCGGAAACACGAATTGTCATTACGAGTTCCGTTGGTGGTACGAGTACTCGGGTGGCAAGTTGACCGACTGGGGCGCTCACCACGTCGACATCTGCAACTGGGCGCTCAAGCTGAACGGCCAGACCGAAGGTCCAACGTCGATCAGCGGAACTGCAAAGCACCCGGTTGAGTTCAAAAACGGTATGCCGGTCGAAAACGATCGTTACAACACCGCAACCAACTTCTTGTTCAACGTCGCTTACCCAGGCGGCACCGAAATGGTGATTCGCAATGACACCGACAACGGCGTCTTGATCGAAGGCGACAAGGGCAAGATCTTTGTGAACCGCGGCAAGCTGGTCGGCAGCCCCGTGGATGATTTGAAGAACAACCCGCTTCCCGATGACGCGATCAGCAAGGTGTATCGCGGCATGCCGATGGAGCACAACGAACGGGCTCAGCACTGGGCCAACTTCCTGCACTGTGTCAAGACGCGCGAGACACCGATCAGCGACGTACACACTCACATGGAAATGTTGAACGTGTGTCACCTCGCGGGCATCTCGGCAAGACTTGGCCGTGACTTGAAGTGGGACAACGCCACCGAGCAAATCATCGGCGACGAAGAAGCCAACGCGATGCTGGCCCGTCCGTACCGCGAAGGTTACGAAATCGAAATGCGTCAACCGGCGCTAAGCTAA
- a CDS encoding extracellular solute-binding protein, which translates to MFDSFHHSNFFRLIGLASVVALAGCVPKAESDVVVYSALDQEFAMPILDAFERTTDHDTGVISKFDVESTKTVGLVNQIIAEQPSPTCDLFWNNEIMHTVRLQKLGLLARHDWNVDGGYPRDMMSTDGTWCGFAARARVLVVNTKLLPDPSTYPTSVAELADPKWAGNCAMARPLFGTTATHFAVLREINGRDATLGQLRAIAANAKILSGNKQVALAVSAGTVAWGLTDTDDAIIEKDQHFPVAIVYPDQASDEPGTLRIPNTIAILKDAPHPIAAGKLADYLVTPETEDRLAMGDSSQLPISRGSKFPPRVLPENPIRWMRAPFEDAADEWESWAKDVQAIFE; encoded by the coding sequence ATGTTCGATTCATTCCATCATTCTAACTTCTTTCGCTTGATCGGGTTGGCGAGCGTCGTCGCGTTGGCGGGCTGTGTCCCCAAAGCGGAAAGCGACGTCGTCGTCTATTCGGCTCTCGATCAAGAATTCGCGATGCCGATTCTGGACGCATTCGAGCGGACGACCGATCACGATACCGGTGTGATTTCCAAGTTTGACGTTGAGTCGACCAAGACCGTCGGTTTGGTCAATCAGATCATCGCAGAACAACCATCGCCGACCTGTGACTTGTTTTGGAATAACGAGATCATGCACACGGTTCGGCTACAGAAGCTGGGGTTGTTGGCGCGTCATGATTGGAACGTCGACGGCGGATATCCTCGCGACATGATGTCCACCGACGGGACGTGGTGCGGTTTCGCGGCGCGAGCTCGCGTTCTTGTCGTCAACACCAAATTGTTGCCGGACCCGTCGACGTATCCGACTTCGGTTGCCGAACTTGCCGATCCGAAATGGGCGGGCAACTGCGCGATGGCTCGGCCTTTGTTCGGAACCACGGCGACACATTTTGCGGTGCTTCGCGAAATCAATGGACGCGACGCGACGCTGGGCCAGCTTCGCGCGATTGCGGCGAACGCCAAGATCTTATCGGGCAACAAACAAGTGGCACTGGCGGTATCGGCCGGCACCGTCGCTTGGGGTTTGACCGACACCGACGACGCGATCATCGAAAAGGATCAGCATTTTCCCGTCGCGATCGTCTACCCCGATCAAGCATCCGACGAACCTGGCACGCTTCGGATTCCCAACACGATCGCGATCTTAAAAGACGCACCGCACCCGATCGCCGCCGGCAAACTTGCCGACTACTTGGTGACGCCCGAAACCGAAGACCGTTTGGCGATGGGCGACAGCAGCCAGCTTCCCATCAGCCGCGGCAGCAAGTTTCCGCCGCGGGTCTTGCCCGAGAATCCGATTCGATGGATGCGGGCACCTTTCGAAGACGCGGCCGACGAATGGGAATCGTGGGCCAAAGACGTGCAGGCGATCTTCGAGTGA
- the gap gene encoding type I glyceraldehyde-3-phosphate dehydrogenase: MIKVGINGFGRIGRMVFRASVNRTDIDVVAINDLLDVDYLVYMLKYDSVHGPFEGEVSHKDGNLIVNGKTIRVTAETDPTKLAWGAVGADIVVESTGIFLTGESAQGHIDAGAKKVVMSAPSKDDTPMFVMGVNCDSYAGQAIVSNASCTTNCLAPLAKVLNDNFGIKRGLMTTVHAATATQKTVDGPSKKDWRGGRGILENIIPSSTGAAKAVGKVIPELNGKLTGMAFRVPTSDVSVVDLTVELEKEATYADICAAMKKASEGPLKGIMGYTEDLVVSTDFRGDARTSIFDANAGIQLDKTFVKVVSWYDNEWGYSNKVLDLVAKIA, encoded by the coding sequence ATGATTAAGGTCGGCATCAACGGATTTGGTCGGATCGGACGTATGGTCTTCCGCGCTTCGGTCAATCGTACCGATATCGATGTTGTGGCAATCAATGACTTGCTCGACGTCGACTACCTGGTCTACATGCTCAAGTACGACTCGGTCCACGGCCCATTCGAAGGCGAAGTTTCGCACAAAGATGGCAACCTGATCGTTAACGGCAAGACGATTCGCGTCACCGCTGAAACCGATCCAACCAAGTTGGCTTGGGGAGCCGTCGGCGCCGACATCGTTGTCGAATCGACCGGCATCTTCTTGACCGGCGAATCGGCTCAAGGCCACATCGACGCCGGTGCAAAGAAAGTCGTCATGTCGGCACCGTCGAAGGACGACACCCCGATGTTCGTCATGGGAGTCAATTGCGACTCGTATGCCGGCCAAGCCATCGTCAGCAACGCTTCGTGCACCACCAACTGCTTGGCACCGCTTGCCAAAGTGTTGAACGACAACTTCGGCATCAAGCGTGGTTTGATGACGACCGTTCACGCGGCAACCGCAACGCAAAAGACCGTTGACGGACCGTCGAAGAAGGATTGGCGCGGCGGACGCGGCATTCTGGAAAACATCATTCCGTCCAGCACCGGTGCCGCCAAGGCCGTCGGGAAGGTCATTCCCGAACTCAACGGCAAGTTGACCGGCATGGCTTTCCGCGTCCCAACCTCGGACGTTTCGGTGGTCGACTTGACCGTCGAACTGGAAAAGGAAGCCACCTACGCCGACATCTGTGCGGCGATGAAGAAAGCTTCGGAAGGCCCGCTCAAGGGCATCATGGGTTACACCGAAGACTTGGTCGTCTCGACCGACTTCCGTGGCGACGCTCGCACTTCGATCTTCGACGCCAACGCCGGCATCCAATTGGACAAGACATTCGTCAAGGTCGTGTCGTGGTACGACAACGAATGGGGATACAGCAACAAGGTCCTGGACCTAGTCGCCAAGATCGCATAA
- a CDS encoding class I SAM-dependent methyltransferase — protein MWSRPPGVAPGTWQYVHQRSIADHYDAFVEDAAVCQVDAEILLNEFPGVEEADSRREMVLDLGCGTGRTALPLARRGYDVIGIDLSEPMLNVLVHKIAAEKYAAESSPGSVYPVKANLVDLGGIADGAADHAVCLFATMGMIQGRSNRRTFLRHIARIVRPGGKFVIHVHNRWAAMCEPGGYGSLIRSRLRSIQKKHYEFGDSTYAYRGLSGMFMHRFSRTELVRDLSSSGWSVDRCLRLSIEADRILGRGGVAGGFIVVATRS, from the coding sequence TTGTGGAGCCGCCCCCCCGGTGTCGCCCCGGGAACTTGGCAATACGTCCATCAACGGTCGATCGCGGACCACTATGACGCGTTTGTGGAAGATGCAGCGGTTTGCCAGGTAGACGCCGAAATTCTCTTAAATGAGTTTCCGGGCGTGGAAGAAGCGGATTCGCGCCGGGAAATGGTCCTGGATCTCGGATGTGGCACCGGCAGGACGGCTTTGCCGCTGGCCCGACGCGGCTATGACGTGATCGGAATCGACTTGAGTGAGCCGATGCTGAACGTTCTGGTCCACAAAATCGCAGCCGAAAAGTACGCGGCCGAGTCATCGCCGGGGTCGGTCTATCCGGTGAAAGCCAACTTGGTCGATCTGGGTGGCATCGCGGACGGAGCGGCCGATCATGCGGTGTGCTTGTTTGCAACGATGGGCATGATTCAAGGGCGATCGAATCGGCGAACATTCCTTCGGCACATTGCCCGAATTGTTCGGCCGGGCGGCAAGTTCGTGATCCACGTGCACAACCGATGGGCGGCGATGTGCGAACCGGGCGGATATGGATCGCTGATCCGTTCGAGATTGCGATCGATCCAAAAAAAGCACTACGAGTTTGGTGATTCGACGTATGCGTATCGTGGTTTAAGCGGCATGTTCATGCACCGATTTTCGCGAACCGAGTTGGTGCGAGATTTAAGCTCCAGCGGCTGGTCGGTTGATCGTTGCTTGCGGTTGTCGATCGAAGCGGATCGCATTCTGGGCCGAGGCGGCGTCGCGGGCGGTTTCATCGTGGTGGCGACAAGATCGTGA